A single window of Anaerocolumna chitinilytica DNA harbors:
- the aspS gene encoding aspartate--tRNA(Asn) ligase produces MEFVKGIKEKEIVEISDILTGDLFQKQVIVRGAVHAVRDMGEFSFVVLRKYEGLVQCVFEAGKVTGAEASCIREGMTLEVTGIASREERAPGGFELKVSEVRVLSEPAKDSIMPLPISKWKMGTSLETKLSLRPIALRNIRERAIFKIQEGIVRGFRNFLYENHFTEIRTPKIVAGNAEGGANVFKLEYFGKKAFLAQSPQVYKQTMVGVYDRVFEAAPVFRAEKHNTTRHLNEYTSLDFEMGYIDGFEDIMDMEAALLTYTFDLLKKDYEKELKILNVELPSTDKIPAVRFDEAKQLVAEKYDRKIKNPYDLEPEEEILIGKYFKEEYGSDLVFVTHYPSKKRPFYAMDDPADNKFTLSFDLLFKGMEITTGGQRIHSYEAQVEKMLKRGMDPAEFNDYLMIFKHGMPPHGGLGIGLERLTMKILDEQNVRETTLFPRDVTRLEP; encoded by the coding sequence ATGGAATTTGTAAAAGGAATAAAAGAAAAAGAAATAGTAGAAATCAGTGATATACTTACCGGTGACTTATTCCAAAAGCAAGTAATAGTAAGAGGTGCTGTACATGCGGTAAGAGATATGGGAGAATTCTCATTTGTTGTTCTTCGTAAATATGAAGGTCTGGTACAGTGTGTTTTCGAAGCAGGCAAGGTTACGGGAGCAGAAGCAAGTTGTATTAGAGAAGGAATGACCCTTGAAGTGACAGGAATTGCTTCCAGAGAAGAGAGAGCACCGGGAGGATTTGAATTAAAGGTCTCAGAAGTCCGGGTATTATCAGAACCGGCAAAGGATTCCATAATGCCTCTACCTATCAGCAAATGGAAGATGGGAACTTCTCTTGAGACAAAGCTTTCCCTTCGTCCTATCGCACTAAGAAATATAAGGGAACGGGCAATCTTTAAGATTCAGGAGGGAATTGTAAGAGGTTTTCGTAATTTCCTCTATGAGAATCATTTTACAGAGATCAGGACACCTAAGATTGTGGCAGGAAATGCAGAGGGTGGTGCCAATGTATTTAAATTAGAGTACTTTGGAAAGAAAGCCTTCTTAGCACAAAGCCCCCAGGTATATAAGCAGACAATGGTAGGCGTATATGACAGGGTATTTGAAGCAGCACCGGTATTTCGTGCAGAGAAGCATAATACCACAAGGCATCTGAATGAATACACCAGTCTTGACTTTGAGATGGGATATATCGATGGCTTTGAGGATATTATGGATATGGAAGCCGCGCTTCTTACGTATACCTTTGATTTATTAAAGAAAGACTACGAGAAGGAATTGAAAATCCTGAATGTAGAATTACCCTCCACCGATAAGATCCCTGCAGTTAGATTTGATGAAGCGAAACAATTGGTTGCTGAGAAGTATGACCGTAAAATAAAAAATCCCTATGATTTGGAACCGGAAGAGGAAATTCTCATTGGGAAGTATTTTAAAGAGGAATATGGCAGTGATTTGGTATTTGTAACACATTATCCTTCTAAGAAAAGACCTTTCTACGCTATGGATGACCCGGCGGATAATAAATTTACGTTAAGCTTTGACCTGTTATTTAAAGGGATGGAGATTACCACCGGGGGACAGAGAATTCACAGCTATGAAGCACAGGTAGAGAAGATGCTAAAAAGGGGAATGGACCCTGCGGAATTTAACGATTACCTTATGATCTTCAAGCATGGAATGCCTCCTCACGGCGGACTTGGAATCGGCCTGGAGCGTCTTACCATGAAGATACTGGATGAGCAGAATGTAAGAGAAACTACCCTGTTCCCGAGAGATGTAACAAGACTGGAACCTTAG
- a CDS encoding TraX family protein — protein sequence MEDITAVPAYTEDTIKKRGIPGSTLKLIAIFVMLIDHVAATILEQTLISNGYFNYNTVASTDTSNIRLYFIYFVMRMIGRLGFPLFCFLLVEGFVHTRNKGKYAIRLALFALISEIPFDLAFQGKIFYFGYQNVFFTLFIGFLVMWGFQFFAERLKEKRWFPVISIIGVIGAGWIAFQVLQNSMYTINSIVTGFNGTGLPLIFTSMDDKVMIGVIAIVAVIFLVLYLMFRSNGERIGIFLADCAVLAVGMVLANLLVTDYSAFGVLTIAVMYALRRQHLSAGIGGYITLNIMSLSELTAAFALIPIGLYNGERGLRLKYVFYAFYPVHLFILYLICKVMNLI from the coding sequence ATGGAAGATATTACGGCTGTGCCAGCATATACTGAAGATACCATCAAGAAAAGGGGTATACCAGGAAGTACTTTAAAGTTAATAGCAATTTTTGTAATGCTGATCGACCACGTTGCAGCAACTATATTGGAACAAACGCTTATTTCTAATGGATATTTTAATTACAATACGGTAGCATCAACGGATACGTCAAACATAAGATTATATTTTATCTATTTTGTTATGCGAATGATTGGCAGACTTGGATTTCCCCTCTTTTGCTTTTTGCTGGTAGAAGGTTTTGTACATACCAGGAATAAGGGCAAGTATGCTATCAGACTGGCATTGTTTGCGCTTATTTCAGAGATACCCTTTGACCTGGCTTTTCAAGGGAAGATTTTTTATTTTGGATATCAAAATGTGTTTTTCACACTTTTCATAGGTTTCCTGGTAATGTGGGGATTTCAATTCTTTGCAGAGCGGCTTAAGGAAAAAAGATGGTTCCCTGTAATCTCAATAATAGGTGTAATAGGCGCAGGATGGATTGCTTTTCAGGTATTACAGAATTCTATGTACACCATAAACAGCATTGTTACAGGATTTAATGGCACAGGGCTTCCGCTGATCTTCACGAGTATGGATGATAAGGTCATGATTGGTGTAATCGCCATCGTTGCAGTCATTTTCCTGGTGCTGTATCTTATGTTTAGAAGTAATGGTGAGAGAATAGGGATTTTTCTTGCAGATTGTGCAGTGCTCGCAGTCGGTATGGTTCTTGCTAATCTCCTGGTTACGGATTATTCTGCATTTGGAGTCCTGACCATCGCTGTGATGTATGCTTTAAGAAGGCAGCATTTATCGGCAGGTATCGGTGGCTATATTACATTAAATATAATGTCCTTATCCGAACTGACGGCAGCATTTGCGCTGATTCCCATAGGATTATATAACGGTGAGAGAGGATTAAGATTAAAGTATGTATTCTATGCTTTCTATCCGGTTCATTTATTTATACTCTACCTGATCTGTAAAGTTATGAACCTTATATAG
- the gatC gene encoding Asp-tRNA(Asn)/Glu-tRNA(Gln) amidotransferase subunit GatC, translated as MEITDKTIDYVAALAKLELTEEEKEKAKTDLGSILGYITTMNELDTEGITPMSHVFPIKNVFREDVVENSPDRDALLANAPAKKDGCFMVPKTVE; from the coding sequence ATGGAGATAACAGATAAAACGATAGACTATGTGGCGGCCCTTGCTAAGCTGGAGCTGACAGAAGAGGAAAAAGAAAAAGCAAAGACTGACCTTGGAAGTATATTAGGTTATATTACAACCATGAATGAACTGGACACCGAAGGGATAACCCCTATGTCCCATGTCTTCCCTATTAAAAATGTATTTCGTGAAGATGTGGTGGAGAACAGTCCTGACAGAGATGCCCTCCTTGCAAATGCACCGGCAAAAAAAGACGGCTGTTTTATGGTTCCCAAGACTGTTGAGTAA
- the fliK gene encoding flagellar hook-length control protein FliK, with protein sequence MINNAISGSIPSGTSSAQVTSQTTGNVSNTSTGTYSGSTAYGLEKGQVIKGEIVDLKNNEVSIRLSDGQILKGKLTADVNNLSIGSRVSFRVENASSQNLTLKILPESSSSYMESTIDAALDAASLSKLPKNRNLVAELLSSRMSIDKNNLIFFAKQMTQFPEASIKSLIFLNQNNLPVNKISIELAEGFLSSNGKMMDNLAVLADTISKLPWAETGQDNNQALLHLLLEDKSALKNTLAPENTLAPEVQINSSDSVSVNTANIQNPLQMQPFNYSQELPIGNLLSAEERTLLADSLNALSPAALENSQLEELLTGTLSAASLSEAAKLLKEYTMNPAVWNLADKIINAADIQESSTSELKELLPPESRDTLLKLVQALPENFPISFTDAIVKGNISVSDFLGQISTQLSPAAGTSEEHTAALQKLTSSKEFQSLLNSKLLSDWSMTPEDLAKPDAVKNHYENLLRQLTDIKNLAESATFTGAQALQAQLAHVTDSVQYMNMFQHMFSYLQLPVKLKNQYAESELHVYSNKKSNLDIEEGIRVVLHLKMDNLGPVDIAIDLTHSQLKNTFYLENKEALELLSSHMGTLEEKLTGKGYQVSTEFVNKGKNSEPAGKVLPDSSLHTEENAPAPSSRGKRYHFDIRA encoded by the coding sequence ATGATAAATAACGCTATTTCCGGGTCTATTCCATCAGGGACCTCTAGTGCCCAGGTCACCTCCCAGACTACCGGTAATGTATCAAATACTTCTACCGGTACCTATTCCGGTTCTACTGCCTATGGATTGGAAAAAGGGCAGGTTATAAAAGGAGAGATTGTTGATCTTAAAAATAATGAAGTAAGTATACGTTTGAGTGACGGACAGATCTTAAAGGGAAAGCTGACAGCAGATGTTAATAATCTCTCCATTGGTAGCCGGGTATCCTTTCGGGTAGAGAATGCCTCTTCCCAGAATCTTACCTTGAAGATTCTGCCGGAGAGTTCCTCCTCTTATATGGAGTCAACGATTGATGCTGCTCTGGATGCCGCTTCCTTAAGCAAACTTCCTAAAAACAGGAACCTGGTGGCAGAACTTCTTTCCTCCCGTATGTCTATTGATAAGAATAATCTTATCTTTTTTGCCAAACAAATGACTCAGTTTCCGGAAGCTTCTATTAAAAGCCTTATTTTCTTGAATCAAAATAATCTTCCGGTTAATAAAATCAGCATCGAACTGGCGGAAGGTTTTCTAAGTTCCAATGGTAAGATGATGGATAACCTGGCAGTGCTCGCTGATACGATATCAAAACTTCCATGGGCTGAGACCGGTCAGGACAACAATCAAGCTTTACTTCATCTGCTGTTAGAAGACAAATCAGCTCTTAAAAATACATTAGCACCGGAAAATACATTAGCACCAGAGGTTCAGATTAATTCTTCGGATTCAGTTTCCGTAAATACTGCTAATATCCAAAATCCATTGCAAATGCAGCCTTTTAATTATTCCCAGGAGCTTCCGATTGGGAACTTACTCTCCGCTGAGGAAAGGACTCTTTTGGCTGACAGCTTGAATGCCCTTTCCCCTGCCGCCCTTGAAAACTCTCAACTTGAGGAGCTGTTAACCGGAACCCTTTCAGCCGCTTCGTTATCAGAAGCTGCAAAACTATTAAAAGAATATACCATGAATCCTGCTGTCTGGAACCTGGCTGACAAAATTATAAATGCTGCCGATATACAGGAAAGTAGTACCTCTGAATTAAAGGAATTACTTCCCCCTGAGAGCAGAGATACTCTGCTTAAGTTAGTTCAAGCCTTACCGGAAAACTTTCCCATTTCCTTTACCGATGCGATTGTGAAGGGAAATATATCTGTCTCAGATTTTCTGGGGCAGATCAGTACACAATTATCTCCCGCTGCCGGCACTTCGGAAGAACACACTGCTGCCCTCCAGAAACTCACTTCCTCCAAGGAATTTCAGAGCCTCTTAAATTCCAAGCTTTTGTCGGATTGGAGTATGACTCCCGAGGATCTTGCTAAGCCTGATGCCGTAAAAAACCACTATGAGAATCTGCTAAGACAGTTAACTGATATAAAAAACCTTGCCGAATCAGCTACCTTTACCGGCGCACAAGCTCTTCAAGCCCAGTTAGCTCATGTTACAGATTCCGTTCAGTATATGAATATGTTTCAACATATGTTTTCCTATCTGCAGCTTCCTGTTAAACTTAAGAACCAATATGCAGAAAGCGAACTCCATGTCTACTCCAACAAGAAATCAAACCTGGATATTGAAGAGGGTATAAGGGTTGTCCTTCACTTAAAAATGGATAATCTGGGGCCAGTGGATATCGCTATCGATCTTACACACAGCCAGTTAAAAAACACCTTTTACCTGGAAAATAAGGAAGCCTTGGAGTTACTTTCCTCTCATATGGGAACTTTAGAAGAAAAGCTTACAGGTAAAGGCTATCAGGTAAGTACTGAGTTTGTTAATAAGGGAAAAAACAGCGAACCCGCAGGGAAAGTCCTCCCTGATAGTTCCTTGCACACAGAAGAAAACGCTCCTGCTCCTTCTTCCAGAGGTAAACGTTATCATTTTGACATTCGTGCATGA
- the gatA gene encoding Asp-tRNA(Asn)/Glu-tRNA(Gln) amidotransferase subunit GatA: MDITKLSALELGKKIQEKEISVAEAVSIQIDKIKETDSVNSCYISVLEENAFLEAKEVQRKIDSGELADAPLAGVPVAVKDNICTKGIKTTCGSKILNNFLPPYNATVVEKLKAQGAIIIGKTNMDEFAMGSTTETSYFGITKNPRNTEYVPGGSSGGSAAAVAADEAFYALGSDTGGSIRQPSAFCGVTGIKPTYGTVSRYGLVAYASSLDQIGPIGKNVADCAAALDIISGHDKKDSTSVPTEHYGYSKVLGEDIKGMKIGIPKGYLGNGLTEEIKVSVLEAAKELEKQGAIIEEFDLEAVEHAIPAYYVIASAEASSNLSRYDGIKYGYRTEDFEGLQEVYKKTRSEGFGNEVKRRMMIGAFVLSSGYYDAYYNKALKVKALIKEGFDRAFDKYDIILGPTTPSTAPRIGESLSDPLQMYLGDIYTVSINLAGLPAISLPSGIGNQGLPIGLQLIGKHFGEKDILKAAYRFEQTRKEVVL, translated from the coding sequence ATGGACATAACCAAACTATCAGCCCTGGAATTGGGGAAGAAGATTCAGGAGAAAGAGATATCGGTAGCGGAAGCAGTCAGTATTCAGATAGATAAGATAAAGGAAACAGATTCTGTTAACAGCTGCTATATATCCGTTTTAGAAGAAAATGCTTTCTTGGAAGCAAAAGAAGTACAAAGAAAAATTGACAGCGGAGAATTAGCAGATGCACCTCTGGCGGGAGTACCTGTTGCCGTAAAGGATAACATCTGCACCAAGGGAATAAAGACTACCTGTGGGTCTAAGATATTAAATAACTTCCTTCCGCCTTATAATGCCACCGTAGTGGAAAAGTTAAAAGCACAGGGGGCTATTATAATCGGGAAAACCAATATGGATGAGTTCGCAATGGGCAGTACCACTGAAACTTCCTATTTTGGAATAACGAAAAATCCCAGAAATACAGAGTATGTGCCGGGAGGCTCCAGCGGCGGTTCTGCAGCGGCAGTAGCAGCAGATGAAGCTTTCTATGCCTTAGGTTCGGATACCGGTGGTTCTATCAGACAGCCAAGTGCCTTCTGCGGTGTAACCGGTATAAAACCTACTTATGGTACAGTCTCTCGCTATGGGTTGGTAGCCTATGCTTCTTCCTTGGATCAGATTGGACCAATCGGAAAGAATGTAGCAGATTGTGCAGCAGCACTTGACATTATTTCCGGTCATGATAAGAAAGACTCCACCAGTGTTCCCACAGAACATTATGGGTATTCCAAAGTACTGGGAGAAGATATAAAGGGAATGAAGATTGGAATTCCCAAAGGCTATTTAGGAAACGGACTGACAGAAGAAATCAAAGTAAGTGTTCTAGAAGCTGCAAAGGAACTGGAAAAGCAAGGTGCTATTATAGAAGAATTTGACTTGGAAGCTGTGGAACATGCAATTCCTGCTTATTATGTTATTGCCTCCGCAGAAGCCAGCTCCAACCTTTCACGTTATGACGGTATCAAATACGGGTATCGTACAGAGGACTTCGAAGGGCTTCAGGAAGTCTATAAGAAGACCAGAAGTGAGGGCTTTGGCAATGAAGTAAAGCGCAGAATGATGATTGGTGCCTTTGTACTTAGCTCCGGTTATTATGATGCTTACTATAACAAAGCTTTAAAAGTAAAAGCCCTTATTAAAGAAGGTTTTGACAGGGCTTTTGATAAATACGATATTATACTTGGACCTACGACGCCTTCGACGGCTCCAAGAATCGGTGAAAGTTTATCCGATCCCTTACAGATGTATTTAGGAGATATCTATACCGTATCCATTAATCTGGCAGGACTTCCGGCTATCAGCCTTCCCAGCGGAATTGGAAATCAGGGTCTTCCCATAGGGCTTCAGTTAATCGGAAAACATTTCGGTGAAAAAGATATTTTAAAAGCAGCATATCGCTTTGAACAAACGAGAAAGGAAGTGGTGCTATGA
- the gatB gene encoding Asp-tRNA(Asn)/Glu-tRNA(Gln) amidotransferase subunit GatB: MKSYETVIGLEVHVELATKTKIFCSCTTQFGGEPNTHCCPVCTGMPGTLPVLNKKVVEFAIAAGLATNCQINQNCKFDRKNYFYPDLPKAYQVSQLYLPICHDGGIEIETAAGKKTIGIHEIHMEEDAGKLIHDPWEDCTLVDYNRCGVPLIEIVSEPDMRSAEEVIAYLEKLKLILQYLGVSDCKMQEGSLRADINLSIREVGAKEFGTRTEMKNMNSFKAIARAIEGERKRQIDVLEYGKVVTQETRRWDDNKDTSFAMRSKEDAQDYRYFPEPDLVPIDISDEWLKEIKNRQPELRDEKMLRYEKEYDIPVYDAGIITGSKHLADLFEETVALCGKPKEVSNWLMVETMRLLKEEEKEPEDISFHADHLASLIKLIGDNKINRTVAKEVFEKIFKEDVDPEKYVEEKGLSMVNDEGALKATIERIISENPASVSDYRSGKEKALGFLVGQTMKEMKGKADPGMINKILKELLA, translated from the coding sequence ATGAAATCCTATGAAACCGTCATCGGACTTGAAGTCCATGTAGAGCTTGCAACAAAGACGAAAATCTTCTGTAGCTGCACCACTCAGTTCGGCGGAGAACCTAATACTCACTGCTGTCCGGTATGTACCGGTATGCCTGGTACTCTTCCGGTATTAAATAAGAAGGTAGTAGAATTTGCCATAGCAGCTGGCCTTGCGACTAACTGTCAGATAAATCAGAACTGTAAATTTGACCGAAAGAATTATTTTTATCCGGATCTACCCAAAGCTTACCAGGTATCTCAGCTATATCTACCCATTTGTCACGATGGAGGAATTGAGATTGAAACCGCTGCCGGCAAGAAAACCATTGGTATACATGAAATTCATATGGAAGAAGATGCCGGAAAACTAATACATGATCCTTGGGAAGATTGTACCCTGGTTGATTATAACCGCTGCGGTGTTCCTTTAATTGAGATTGTAAGCGAGCCTGATATGAGAAGTGCGGAAGAGGTTATAGCATACCTTGAAAAGCTGAAGCTTATTCTGCAATATCTTGGTGTCTCTGACTGCAAGATGCAGGAAGGTTCTTTAAGAGCTGATATTAATCTTTCTATCAGAGAGGTAGGAGCGAAAGAATTCGGTACCAGAACAGAAATGAAGAATATGAACTCCTTTAAAGCCATAGCAAGAGCTATTGAAGGTGAGAGAAAACGTCAGATTGATGTACTGGAATACGGAAAAGTAGTTACCCAGGAAACCAGACGCTGGGATGATAATAAAGATACCAGCTTCGCCATGCGTTCCAAAGAAGATGCCCAGGATTACCGTTATTTTCCGGAGCCGGACCTGGTACCTATTGACATTAGTGACGAGTGGCTGAAGGAAATTAAGAACCGTCAGCCGGAGCTTCGTGATGAGAAGATGTTACGTTATGAGAAGGAATATGACATTCCTGTTTATGATGCCGGAATCATAACCGGTTCCAAGCACCTGGCAGATTTGTTTGAGGAGACAGTTGCACTCTGCGGTAAACCAAAGGAAGTATCCAACTGGCTGATGGTAGAGACAATGCGCCTTTTGAAGGAAGAAGAAAAAGAGCCGGAGGATATCTCTTTTCATGCGGACCACCTTGCAAGCCTTATTAAGCTCATAGGGGACAATAAGATTAACCGTACAGTTGCCAAAGAGGTCTTTGAAAAAATCTTCAAAGAGGATGTGGACCCTGAAAAGTATGTTGAGGAAAAAGGGCTTTCCATGGTCAATGATGAAGGTGCCTTAAAAGCTACGATTGAGAGGATAATATCTGAGAACCCGGCTTCTGTAAGTGATTATCGAAGCGGTAAGGAGAAAGCCCTTGGCTTCCTTGTTGGTCAGACGATGAAAGAGATGAAGGGAAAAGCAGATCCAGGTATGATTAATAAGATTCTAAAGGAATTGCTGGCATAA